A single region of the Gephyromycinifex aptenodytis genome encodes:
- a CDS encoding MaoC family dehydratase translates to MRIFERLEDIAAAQGEHLGYSSWLDITQERIDAFADATEDHQWIHVDPHAAAAGPFGATIAHGYLTLALLPALLAQILEIRGAKMVMNYGTQKVRFLAPVPVDSRVRLGLELQSTEQTATGLRIQLEATLEIEGVDRPALVAEVLYLAVP, encoded by the coding sequence ATGCGGATCTTCGAACGCCTCGAGGACATCGCCGCAGCACAAGGCGAGCATCTGGGCTACAGCTCCTGGCTGGACATCACCCAAGAACGAATCGACGCCTTCGCCGACGCGACCGAGGACCACCAGTGGATCCACGTCGACCCGCACGCGGCAGCGGCCGGTCCGTTCGGGGCGACCATCGCCCACGGCTACCTCACTTTGGCCCTGCTGCCTGCGCTGCTGGCCCAAATCTTGGAGATCCGCGGCGCGAAGATGGTGATGAACTACGGAACCCAGAAGGTGCGTTTTCTCGCGCCGGTTCCGGTGGATTCTCGGGTGCGCCTGGGCCTGGAACTGCAGTCCACCGAGCAGACCGCCACCGGTCTGCGGATTCAACTGGAGGCGACCCTGGAGATCGAGGGCGTCGATCGCCCGGCGCTCGTGGCCGAAGTCCTCTACCTGGCGGTGCCATGA